A portion of the Acidimicrobiales bacterium genome contains these proteins:
- a CDS encoding phytanoyl-CoA dioxygenase family protein, with amino-acid sequence MHTQVTDDQVARYREDGFLVIDKLLDDHELDEWRAAFDEAVVERADLRVPHRRDRPELLAKLEPEQRAGYEYYNRVFTQRLFLWKSSDRMRQLVFDVELARLGAELEGVDAVRIWQDQALVKEPWGHPTAFHIDGPIFAFDSSHCVSFWVALDDATPNNGCLAYLPGTHKEQSMRNAHIGSDLGGLFEANPSWAGVDPVFCPLPAGGAVAHNGFIAHGAGANMTHGRRRAMSIVYMADGTTLDRSDATSWPGAWTWTREEQAAYQPGDRLDHDDQFPLVWSRSGAAS; translated from the coding sequence ATGCACACGCAGGTCACGGACGACCAGGTCGCGCGGTACCGGGAGGACGGCTTCCTGGTGATCGACAAGCTGCTCGACGACCACGAGCTCGACGAGTGGCGCGCGGCGTTCGACGAGGCCGTGGTGGAGCGGGCCGACCTGCGGGTCCCCCACCGCCGCGACCGACCCGAGCTGCTGGCGAAGCTCGAGCCGGAGCAGCGGGCCGGCTACGAGTACTACAACCGGGTGTTCACGCAGCGGCTCTTCCTCTGGAAGTCCAGCGACCGGATGCGGCAGCTGGTGTTCGACGTCGAGCTGGCCCGGCTGGGCGCCGAACTGGAGGGCGTCGACGCCGTGCGCATCTGGCAGGACCAGGCGCTGGTGAAGGAGCCGTGGGGGCATCCGACGGCGTTCCACATCGACGGGCCGATCTTCGCCTTCGACAGCTCGCACTGCGTCTCGTTCTGGGTGGCGCTCGACGACGCCACGCCGAACAACGGCTGCCTCGCCTACCTGCCGGGCACCCACAAGGAGCAGAGCATGCGCAACGCCCACATCGGCAGCGACCTGGGCGGGCTGTTCGAGGCGAACCCGTCGTGGGCGGGTGTCGACCCCGTCTTCTGCCCGCTGCCGGCCGGCGGCGCCGTGGCCCACAACGGGTTCATCGCCCACGGCGCCGGGGCCAACATGACCCACGGGCGCCGCCGGGCGATGTCGATCGTGTACATGGCCGACGGGACGACGCTCGACCGGTCGGATGCCACGAGCTGGCCCGGGGCGTGGACCTGGACCCGGGAGGAGCAGGCCGCCTACCAGCCGGGCGACCGGCTCGACCACGACGACCAGTTCCCCCTCGTGTGGTCCCGGTCCGGGGCCGCGTCGTGA